In a genomic window of Taylorella equigenitalis ATCC 35865:
- the yaaA gene encoding peroxide stress protein YaaA, with translation MLVILSPAKSLDFDSPIPTDEFTEPLNIKHSKELMDILSKYSKKDLMKLMGISEKLADLNFERNQGWTKKHTLDNSRQAILAYDGDVYEGLQARALPLTKIKWAQSRVAILSGLYGVLRPLDLIQPHRLEMGTKIKNPAGADLYRYWSKVVTPQVINLVEQSSGSKVLVNLASDEYFKALDSTEIKDAGIKIVKCIFQELRGDIYKIISFNAKKARGLMTRFIIDNKVTKPEGMQGFDLEGYRFDAEVSDEVNFYFRRTL, from the coding sequence ATGTTAGTCATCTTATCGCCAGCAAAAAGCCTCGATTTTGATTCTCCTATACCTACGGACGAGTTTACAGAACCCCTAAATATCAAGCATTCAAAAGAGCTTATGGATATTTTGAGTAAATATTCAAAGAAAGATTTAATGAAGCTAATGGGTATTAGTGAGAAGCTTGCTGATTTAAATTTTGAACGCAATCAGGGTTGGACCAAAAAGCATACATTAGATAATTCAAGACAAGCTATATTAGCTTATGATGGAGATGTTTATGAGGGGTTGCAAGCTAGGGCATTGCCACTTACAAAAATAAAATGGGCTCAATCAAGGGTTGCTATTTTAAGCGGTTTATACGGAGTTTTGCGTCCTTTGGATTTAATTCAGCCTCACCGATTAGAGATGGGTACTAAGATTAAAAATCCAGCTGGAGCTGATTTGTATAGGTATTGGTCGAAAGTTGTGACACCTCAAGTTATCAATTTAGTTGAGCAATCGTCTGGCTCTAAGGTCCTAGTTAACTTGGCTTCGGATGAGTACTTTAAGGCTTTAGATTCAACTGAAATTAAAGATGCTGGAATAAAAATTGTGAAATGTATATTCCAAGAGCTTAGAGGTGATATTTATAAAATAATTAGTTTTAATGCTAAGAAGGCTCGTGGTCTTATGACTCGATTTATCATCGATAATAAAGTTACTAAGCCAGAAGGCATGCAGGGCTTTGACCTAGAGGGATATAGATTTGATGCTGAAGTGTCGGATGAAGTAAATTTTTATTTTAGAAGAACTCTTTAA
- the ilvB gene encoding biosynthetic-type acetolactate synthase large subunit, translating into MELIGAEILVECLAEQGVKHVFGYPGGAVLYIYDAIHKQNHFEHILVRHEQAAVHAADAYARVSNRVGVCVVTSGPGLTNAVTGIATAHMDSIPLVVISGQVGSKLIGEDAFQECDAIGITRPCVKHNFLVSDVRDLADIVRKAFHIARTGRPGPVLIDIPKDISMTPCKFMPAQGEVKIRSYNPVVKGHSGQIKKAAQIIASAQRPYILAGGGAITSNSTDELTELVSLTNAPCALTLMGLGAVRADNKNYVGMPGMHGTVEANLGLHNCDVLIAVGSRLDDRIIGNVKNYNSLPRKVIHIDVDPSSISKRIKADVPIVGDVREVLLELNGLLSEEGKFSEKYRSYNEQWWKQIDEWRARQSLTFDRESEIIKPQYVIETLCKMTGGDAYVTSDVGQHQMWTAQYYRFNQPRHWVNSGGLGTMGVGLPYAMGVLKAHPDATVACITGEGSIQMNIQELATCKQYGLNPKIICLNNRYLGMVRQWQELEYSKRYSQSYMESLPDFIKLAEAYGHIGMTIERTADVEPALREAFGKYKDRLVFMNFITDRDENVWPMVQAGKGLSEMLLSPAHAREVINSSKSGTVSVSGAK; encoded by the coding sequence ATGGAACTTATCGGAGCAGAAATACTTGTTGAGTGCCTCGCAGAGCAGGGGGTAAAGCACGTATTTGGCTATCCTGGTGGAGCGGTACTTTATATTTATGATGCCATCCACAAACAAAATCATTTTGAACACATTTTAGTTAGGCACGAGCAGGCGGCAGTGCATGCAGCAGATGCATATGCACGTGTATCAAATCGTGTTGGTGTGTGTGTCGTAACTAGTGGACCTGGATTGACTAATGCGGTTACAGGCATTGCCACAGCACATATGGATTCTATTCCGCTTGTAGTCATTAGTGGGCAGGTGGGATCTAAGCTTATCGGAGAGGATGCATTTCAGGAGTGCGATGCCATAGGCATTACTCGTCCCTGTGTGAAACATAACTTTCTTGTAAGTGATGTGCGTGATCTTGCGGATATTGTGCGTAAGGCGTTTCACATTGCACGCACAGGAAGACCTGGTCCCGTTTTAATCGATATACCGAAAGATATTTCGATGACGCCTTGTAAGTTTATGCCTGCTCAGGGTGAAGTTAAGATAAGATCTTACAATCCTGTAGTTAAGGGGCATTCTGGGCAGATTAAAAAAGCAGCTCAGATTATTGCAAGTGCTCAGAGACCCTATATTTTAGCTGGTGGTGGGGCGATTACTTCGAATTCTACCGATGAGCTTACGGAACTTGTATCGCTTACTAATGCTCCATGTGCATTGACATTAATGGGGTTGGGTGCCGTTCGTGCGGATAATAAAAACTATGTTGGCATGCCTGGTATGCATGGCACAGTAGAAGCGAATCTAGGTCTTCATAATTGTGATGTACTTATTGCGGTTGGGTCACGTTTGGATGACCGTATTATTGGCAATGTAAAAAACTACAATTCATTGCCACGAAAAGTAATTCATATAGATGTTGATCCTTCTTCTATTTCTAAGCGAATTAAAGCTGATGTACCTATTGTTGGAGATGTGCGTGAAGTCCTGCTAGAGCTTAATGGTTTGCTTTCTGAAGAGGGTAAATTTAGCGAGAAATATCGTTCATATAATGAGCAATGGTGGAAGCAAATTGATGAGTGGCGTGCACGTCAATCCTTAACTTTTGACCGTGAATCTGAAATTATTAAACCACAATATGTTATCGAAACTTTATGCAAAATGACGGGCGGAGATGCGTATGTGACTTCAGATGTTGGTCAGCATCAAATGTGGACAGCTCAGTATTATCGTTTTAATCAACCACGACATTGGGTTAATTCTGGGGGCCTTGGTACTATGGGCGTCGGATTGCCATATGCAATGGGAGTGTTGAAAGCACATCCAGATGCGACTGTTGCATGTATTACTGGTGAGGGTTCTATTCAGATGAATATTCAGGAACTAGCAACTTGTAAGCAGTATGGATTGAATCCTAAGATTATTTGCCTAAACAATCGATATCTTGGAATGGTTCGTCAGTGGCAGGAACTCGAATACTCTAAGCGATATTCGCAATCATACATGGAGTCATTGCCAGATTTTATTAAGTTAGCTGAAGCTTATGGACATATTGGTATGACCATTGAACGTACCGCTGATGTAGAACCTGCTTTACGTGAGGCTTTTGGCAAGTACAAGGATAGACTTGTATTTATGAATTTTATAACCGACCGAGACGAAAATGTTTGGCCTATGGTGCAAGCTGGAAAAGGGCTATCTGAGATGCTTTTAAGCCCTGCACATGCACGTGAAGTTATTAATTCATCTAAAAGTGGCACAGTGTCAGTTTCGGGAGCGAAGTAA